Proteins encoded within one genomic window of Vanrija pseudolonga chromosome 3, complete sequence:
- the Tfam gene encoding Transcription factor A, mitochondrial, which yields MASILLSRSFKALTLAEPASLRALSTSAPALKATAAAPKAKAAAKPKKKQDRTKSIPAPPKRPNSPFTIFFKGFYHREKGSFLDAQGKTNVADVARAAGKAWAALSEAERKSYDGEVKAEWTAYNAAMKSYLETLPAADRLALEKKAGKKFPVPGGRSAAKQAIRDRPGNPGRASSPFFEYLQAQRDVIQVEHADELKGLKPMEINLRVVSLAARKWHTLTPNELQKWKDECQRKRELYKAWVETQPDKEKLLKNL from the exons ATGGCCAGCATCCTCCTCAGCCGAAGCTTCAAGGCGCTGACGCTTGCCGAGCCCGCGTCGCTGCGGGCGCTGTCGACatcagcgccggcgctcaaggcgaccgcggcggcacCCAAGGCGAAGGCGGcagccaagcccaagaagaagcaggaCC GCACAAAGTCTATCCCCGCGCCCCCCAAGCGGCCCAACTCGCCGTTCACAATCTTCTTCAAGGGCTTCTACCACCGCGAGAAGGGAAGcttcctcgacgcgcagggCAAGACgaacgtcgccgacgtcgcccgcgcggcaGGCAAGGCGTGGGCTGCGCTGTCagaggccgagcgcaagagctacgacggcgaggtcaaggccgagtGGACGGCGTACAATGCCGCCATGAAGAGCTacctcgagacgctgccCGCTGCggaccgcctcgcgctcgagaagaaggcaGGCAAGAAGTTCCCCGTGCCAGGCGGCCGCAGCGCAGCCAAGCAGGCCATCCGCGACCGGCCTGGAAACCCCggccgcgcgagctcgcccttcTTCGAGTACCTCcaggcgcagcgcgacgtcatccaggtcgagcacgccgacgagctcaagggccTCAAGCCGATGGAGATCAACCTCCGCGtcgtctcgctcgccgcgcgcaagtGGCACACGCTGACGCCAAACGAGCTCCAG AAGTGGAAGGACGAGTGCCAGCGCAAGAGGGAATTGTACAAGGCTTGGGTCGAGACACAGCCAGACAAGGAGAAGTTGTTGAAGAACCTCTAG